The sequence GACAGGACCATCATCTCTGCTCTGCAGAAATTTACTACATTCGAAGCTGTATTTTGCAACAAATTAATAGCATTTCATCTAATGCATGCTGTGTGATATTATAATATGACGTAAAAAGTCCCCAAAACAACTTTGGAAGCATTTGAAAATGTAGAAGGGCCATAATCTATCTATTAGTATTATAAAAAGCGAGCAGTCTTATGAAATTTTATTATACATATAACATTCCTACTTattttatttgtgttgattgatatacttataaaaaaaattgtatctAACTTCTTTAAAGTATgataaaatttatcaatttttatcataaaaataacttataccaatttatatgtattatgtGGGTGATATGATATGTGTACTAAGTACTATTGCATTTAGATTTTGGAATTGCACAGAACTCTTGTCATGTGTAGGAATATCTTGCACATCTTTCTTATCACCTTTTCTCTTACCTTTTTTCCCCCATTTTTTTGGGGAATTGTGGGACGGAGCATTTAATTCAactttacaaaaaataaagcTTTAAAATTGAGTAGCCACAAAATTGAATGTTGCTGTTCCTCAAAGTTCAAATTTTTATCATTATAACCATTCCATAATCATATGCAGAATTAATTCCCAGCCGCATGCCTATTTATATTAATGCTCCCATCGAAGCAAGAGGTAATTAATTAGCATCACTAACTCCAAATTAATGAGGAATAATTAtcccccctaaaaaaaaaaaaggtatgaTTACCAAGAACATATAGTTAAAATAATCAATTTAAAACAGGAGTTGcttaaatttttcttttttgaaacgTTATGTGTTTGCATATTCGAGTTAGAGAGAATGTGATGTCAACTAGAAGTAGTGTAGTATAGTAGTGGTAGATATAGATAGAAGCAAAACTAAGTCTCAGATTTCAAGCAAACTTTTTGCAATCTATGTATATCTATATCTACATCTATATCTACTCACCTTTTTAAATGAATTTCCTCTTCACATTAATTAATCACCATCCAGcagcatagatttattgaaaaaaaaagaaaaggaaaggaaaaagagtCGTCTCAATTTCTTACCTCTGAATCAACTCAAACTCTCATCATCCTAccaatctctctctctgccaCTCTACTTAGTTATCTGCAATTTCCAAAGCCTAGGCCCTATACTCCTTACTCCTCAATCCCTAATCTGCCCCTACCTCCACCCCTCTTTCATTCCCAATGCTAGGGCCATTTCTGTCATTCCATGCATGCCTCAGCCGCTACCCTCCATGTTTTCAGAGATGTTTCTGCACCAAAAACTATACGCATGCAAACCtccatatctctctctctttgtagtatcttgtgtgtgtgtttttaattttCTCCTTGTTTGACTCTTTGTTTATCTCTTTCTTTGTATATATACGCCATATGATTGGTTGATTTATAGGGCTACTTGTCTACTTCCCCTTTTCCATCCCTATAAAATGGGCACTGCAGATCATATTCTCTTCATCAAAGATCTCTCTTTTCCccaaaaaacacacacacaccctTACCCTTGTTGATAACAATGGAGGGTGGCGATCAAAATCCTGCAAATGGAGGGTCTCGATGGAACCCAACGAAAGAGCAAATAAACATGCTTGAGAGCTTGTACAGGCAGGGTTTGAGAACTCCAACTGCTGACCAGATTCAGCACATCACTGCAAGGCTCAGAGATTATGGGCACATCGAGGGCAAAAACGTCTTTTACTGGTTCCAGAATCATAAGGCCAGGCAAAGGCAGAAGCAGAAACAGGAGACTTTTGCTTTCTACAATCGCTTTCTTCATTCACCTCCTCCACTTTTCCCTCCACCTCCTCCTTTTCATAATGGTATATGTCTTTTCACATTCTGTTAGTAGCTTCTGCATATTTATAACTGTTGCATTACTTCACAAGTGAAAAAAAAAGTGGAGTAACTTTTCTTCTTTCTTGCTGTTTGGGAAAAAGAATGGATTTTTTGTCACATGCTAAATATATTTCTacctcaaaattaaaaaaaataaaaaattgaatcttCACATTTGTGCAATTCTTACAGTATGTTGATGCTTATATTTTGCAGTGATTTGCAGCCCATGCTACATTCCTCCACCAAAGAAGGTACAACTCCCCACAGCATTAGGTAGTGTGAAGAGGTGTAGAACAATCCCACAAAGCATTGATTCAAGCCACCTCACATTAACTCAAAGGTACAACACTACCGAATCAAGGGAGCATCTAAACAGCAGCAGCCATGATCAAGAAACACTGGATTTATTCCCAATTCACCCCACCGGAATTCTGCAGTCAACAAGTAATCATGATCAGAAGAACCCTAGTTTTTGTGCCGATAAGCTATCAACTTCCTCTGATGATCATCCCTTCTTTGATTTCTTTCGTGGGAATTGAAGTGATCGGTTCATTCgcattggttttttttttcttgtcaaAGTAGAATTTTAGATAGGATAGTTCTAATTAAAGTCTCTTGGAAAAATGTGGTCTTTATCACTGAATTCTAGGGGTTTTCAAGGGATGACTGACAGAATCTGTTGATTGTGGgttgaattttctttttttaatcaaGATTTTTCGGTTTTGGACTATTTTCTTTTTGTGGGTTTTGAAGTTTTCTTGCTGTTTTTGGGATGTTGAGACAACTGACACATGACATTGCTTCTCTCTTTTGGCCATCGACAAAAATGCTGTTTGTGTTCAaagtgtgtgtgagagagagatagagagagtataCTTTAATTTTTCTTTCTCGTCTTTGCctgtatttatttcattttaacgTTTTATCCGGCATTGAAAACTTGATGTCATAAATAGTTAATAATTTACTAATAATTGTTCACCTTAGACGAAAATAAGGAATAATTATTTGTTATAAATAGAATTGCAGCCAAACGATTACTAGTAGTATAAATTTAATATGGTACATTATAGGtgattttttgataaataaagagtgtttgtaaaattaaaatataaaaagagtgattttttgataaataaaagaTGCTTGTAAggttaaaacataaatatagaaTGCAGCATTATATCCTAGAAAAAATGTAGTATACTCTTTATAAAcgtcaaataaaataattattctaGTATAATCTTTGTACACACGTGGAACAATAAGTTCTTGAATATAAATTGGGCTTTAATTCGACTCCAAAATTTGATCGAGCCGCTGTAATGTAAGCATGTTTCGGCCACTTTTTGCACCGGAACATGTACCCATCAAACATTACTACCAATTTCCTGAAAATGATAATGCCTTAGCAAAATGACCAGATCTGATATTAACTtatttgaccaaaaaaataactaaagaGAAGGGGGAACTGGACAAATATCTAGAAACAATGTAACAAACTAGCCTGTGACTTTTTCATCATGCCATTGCCAGATGCAGATATAAATATATCTCCAGCTATTGCATATTGTACTAGTATACAATTCACTTCGACTGGCCACAGATTCTGCAGTCCAAATGTCTCAATAAATAGTCCAGTTTCTCCAAAAGCTATTATATTTCAGTCAATTACAAAATATCTTCCAAAGAATTTGGATAGAAGTCAATAGCCACTCCATCCAACCGTCCTGTTTGTAGTGTAACCGGTTTCAGTAGATTGCATGTCTCGCCGAGGAGGAGGAGGTTGTTGAGGAGCTTCCCTCGGTTTGGCCGGGTCGACAAAAATTACCCAACCATCAAGGAACTTGGCATTCATTCCCTCCCTTGCCTTCTCAGCTTCTTCCACAGTATCATAAGTTACAAAACCGAACCCCCTTGATTTCCCAGAGCCTCTGTCAATGATAATTTTTGCTGCAAGATTAACACAAGAATTTGAAAGACTAAATCAACAGGATAGAAGATTAATTTATATCCAAGACAGGCAGTGTGCCTAAGAATAAGGTGTGAGCTGTTTACCCTCACGAAGATTTCCAAAAGGTGCAAATGCCTTGTATAGGTTATCATCAGTTGTCGTTCTTGAAAGACCTGTTTCATGAGAATTAAAGAACCGAAGGTCAATGTAAACATAATCTTCAGAGACACAAACTGTTGAAACCAAGACCTCCTTTTTCTGAGAAACCTCATGTGTCAAGTATGTCAGTATTCAAAATATGTTCTTCAAAGGTGAATCATTAGTAGTAGGCGATAACAAGAACATTAAATGTCTCAACTATGACATTCAAAGTACTTCATTCAAGCTATATGATTTAGGGATTCTAAAAGCTACTTGTGTTAAgctctaaaaagaaaaaaatagctCCTAGTCCTTCATGCAATACTCACATCCCAAAAGGCGTGAGAGCAAATACTGACCAGTAAATTTGAGTTCTATTTATACAACAGTTTTGGGTGATATCTACTGACAAGGTCATGGTAAGATTACTTCTGGGATCCATCGAGATAAAACTGTTTCAATTTagtcattttaaaaaaagattgatctaaaacattttctttcaacATCCCATTCTTTCACACattccaaaattaaaaaatactactccctacgtctcattacaaatgtctcattcttttttggcaacatattctctctacacctaatatttaaataatttccatcaatCCACGTTATCTACttattacacatttcttaatctcggTGTCCAAAAATAATGGGACATTTataataggacggagggagtataagttttGCTCTCTCATTCATATGAGAGATACAACAACAATGGACTTATAGTTGGGGGTTATGTCATATCATAACGAGTGAGATATGCCATGTTGGTTAGATTAAATGCACCAATACAGCAGTGTTGGACATGAAGAAGTCGATAGTAACACATATATGTACATTTCACTTAGTTTCAGGAAGCCTCACAGAGGGAATTATGTATCTTTATAGATCAAACATAAAAGCGCTTGTGCATCCATATAAGTACATAAATATATCTACTAGTCACTTTAACATTTGAAGATCTCCAATTATCAGTATTCAAATATCTTCATCCATTTGAAGATCTCCAATTATCAGTATTCAAATATCTTCATTCACTATGTGATCGGCGATTGCAATCACATTTCCAGTATTTGCATATAATTTGTGATATGGCAAAAATAAGAAGGATAACACTCGGCAAGGTTATAACATACttcgattcaaatacacaaatcCATTGCCATTGACATTAGACGAAGATTTGACACGAATTGAGAAACAAAATAGAATCAAACGAAACAGCAGTGATAGAACTGAAAAACGCGTATTacaattaaaagaaaatgaagaggCATACCGCTGATGAAGAGCTTAGGAGAGGTGAGCGTCGGAAGCGTGGAACTGAAGCGAATCGAACAGAACTGCGAGCGTATATTGAGCGACGGCGTGGATGATCCGTTAAAAACGCGACGGAAAGCTGAAGCGAAGGCCATAAGGTTTTGAATTTCTTAGAAATGGGAAACCGTGTACAAGGTTAGAGTGGGAAGAGATATTAAACCCTAGCAAAACCCCTGTTCTGTTGAGCTGGTTCAGtaagaatgagaattgaggaattAAAAAGAGTATTCTAGACGCGCAATTTATTGTATGCGGTTAACCGCATGCTATGCGACTGGTTCCCCCGACCCGTTTATGGACCCGGCCCGACCCAAACCACACCCAAACCACAGAAATATAAAAGgcatttttcaaataaatttcaTTTCCTTCGGCAGCCCGTGCTGGAAAATTAGGGGTCGATTTGGGGAAGAGAAATTCCGCCAGAGAAAAAGGGGTAGCACTCGCTGGATTCAGGGGGGACCTGCAAATAAAGGAGGGGCGACGTTATTGGGGAAAGCGTTGCCGATAGAGGCAGCGGCGCTGTGCTCAGCGGCTGCAGGTGGTAGAGAGCAGCTGTGGCGATTCAGCCAAAGAGAGAGGAGATATTGGGTCGACGTCGGTGCCCCGAGAGGCGGTGGCCTTGCCGGAGGAAGCTGTGGTGGCGGCGGATTTTGAAGGAGAGAGGGGATTTGTGTTTTGATTTTGGATTTGGCGAAAAATTAAGGGAAAGGAAAATTTGAAGGGGATTGCGTGGATTGTTGATAAGATTGAGGACGAGTAATTTAGTCACCCaagagatttattaattttgtcaAGTAGTAATTATTGTTGAAATATAAAGTAACTATTAAGATGAAAAAAAGTAATGCTTTAAAATAATTgcatttgttcacaataattattacttttatgaataagaatttgtacttttatttatttgatgaagtaaatattatcataataaaaagtattaattattaatatgcataaatgtaatattttaaaattattacatttgttcacaataattattacttttatggATGGggatttgtatttttatttatttgatgaagtaaatattatattataataaaaggtaattattgatatgaacaaatgtaattttttaaaattttgttttattaaattaaatttaaaatttcttactattttgtatttttttaattagtaataTGAAAAGTACCACTTATTTTCAATGAAAGTAAACATTACGTAGAAAATGTAATACTTATAATGTATGAAAATAGTCATTTATCTGATATTCTAAACTCAATCAAtcaagtgtttagggtttagttttaagggtttaaggtttagtatttagtgtttagggtttagaaaatataatattttatattaattgaaattatatcattatattaatatgaatatacatgtgtgccaacaaatgtatatcttatactgattgaaagtaaatatttgtattatgaaatgtaaaattgattttttaaaattaaatttcaaatttcttagtattttgcactttttaattaataataggaAAAGTAATACTTAGTTTTAATGAAAGTAAAAATTACGTCTAGTAAATGTAATacttatattgaatgaaagtaaatacttatattaacctAAGTTTACATTAGTGCTAACAAATGCATATTCTATACTTATATTAGCATAAgcgcacaaatgtatatcttatgcttattaaaagtaaatagtCCTATCAGGGTTCAAGATTTAGTTTTcaaggtttaggatttagttttcaaggtttaggatttagtttatataatacttcatattgaatgaaggtaaatacttatattaacataagtatacatttgtgctaataaatatatattttatacttattaaaagtaactataatcttaataaaaaaataattatttatataaagaaatgtaatatttcaaaattatttttttttaacaaagatTGTTAATTTTACTCACGAAGACTTAtagttttaattatttggttaagtaattatagttgtaagaaaaaataaccatTGACATGAGCAAATATAACattaaaaagaatgaaaaaataaaaaaaaattaaaaagtgttgaaaataaaaaattaaataaaaaagtaaagaagctaacaaaaacaaaagaaaaaaaaaacgaaaaagacaaaaaaaaattgaaataaaaaataaaagaaaaaatataaactgaaaataaGCAAAAATGAAGAAGCaaaaaaaaggaacaaaaaaagaagcaaaataaagaaaaagtggGAGAAGGGTTTCGAACAATACTTAACATTTGAGACAAAAAGGGTGCTCAAGCTCAACCACTACGCCACacaatatatttgattttatttagcAATATATCTAATATAAATGCAAAAACTGTGCGTCAACCACCGCCGCATGGTATGCGGCCATGCGGCGGTCGCACACAAGACTGACTCTTCTAGACGAGGTGGACTTACGTGAGCGCCCCTTTAAGCCTGCGCGTACATGGTGAGCGCGGGTCTAGGTCGGGTCGGATCCCAGACCCGGATCCAACATATATTTAGGGTCATataaatttcatttattttagtgaatttttttgattttttttgctttagtttctttcttttaagccCAACTCGGTGGCAAAGCTGGCTCCCGGCAAGGCTGTCCTCAGCAGCACTGCCCTCTGGCAAGGGCTCCCAGCAAGGCTGTCCTCGGTAGCACTGTACTCTGGCAGAGCTGGTAGCGCGGCACTCTGGCAGAGCTGTCTCTTTTTtctgtagtttctttcttttttctatagtttctttgTTTAAATACTTGTGTTCCTAGAATTGTGGCCAAACGATTActagtaattttatttatttttatttatggttctcatttaaatatttaattatcaaTTTTTAGTTAATCGtagaatttattttcatataaaaatacataatttaatgCTAGTACACATGTgaggaaaaaaaatgtttatatagATGTTCCCGTCTCAAGACAACGAGATTTGTCACATTTTCTCGACAATTAGTAGTGGGCTTATTTTGAGGTGCGTTAGAGAAATGGGCCTAGAGTTTGTATAATAAGTGCCCAACTCGGTAAAATGCAGTACTCCATATGATAATGGTTTCAACATAAATTTTCTTGTGAATAATTATATTCACAAACTGATTTTACTAACTATAGCCTCTTATACAaaataatattccctccgtccactaattcaaggcatTCTTCAAggcattctttttttttttgggacgtcgaccaactcaaggcctatccatttttagtaagcttttatttatatttaattggtgggtcccaaaacaatacattttttttccactcaactaataaacaatacattaattgtgggtccttttctccactcaattaataaaaatacattttttcttaaaatccgtgttttgctacttaggtcatgaattagtggacggagggagtaattataaatttattgtaaAGTAAAGAGaatagaagaagaaaagaaaaaaaataataattataaatttgttGTAAAGTAGAGAGAataaaagaagaagagagaatgacatggtaaagaaaataaatctgtAAATCTATAGAAGTATGACTATGCCTCTATatatttataggagatacaaaactagggttagggtttaaggttacatcattaaataagaaaatatatattatacataaaataaataataacaaatttattaatttatcctATAAACTATAACGttaaaattaaatgtaattcTTTTTTCCAACTGAATTAAACACATGTGTCAATCTATCTCAAAACTACAATTCTTTTTGGGGGCGAAGGTTAATTTCCGGCGCATGTAATTTAATTGCCTCCTCTTCGAAATCCATGAACTTTTGATCGACGATGAAGAATTCGGACAACAAACGGCTTCTTGTGATACGTAACCGTGGACAGTTTGGTAAGTATGAATTTACCGCTCTTTGTCCGCGAGATTTATCTGAAATCCGTGACGAAAGTTTCGAACTTCCTTTTCTGTATCCAAGGTCAGTAATTCATTTTAATAGTTGCCGGGATTTGATATGTATCTACGAACTTGAAGGCCATATTTATGTTTTGAACCCCACAACCAAACAGTGTCTGTTGTTTCCTACCGAGGAAGTCTCTCAATTTGATGAGAAGCAAACCTTGTTGCTTGGTGCTTGTATCGGCTATGATTCTAAATGTGATGATTACAAAATCCTAAGAGTTTGTGAACGTGTTATAATGGCACCCTCTTATAGGACGCTCAATACTTATCAGTTGTATTCGTTCAAAGAGGATTCTTGGAACCAAATTGACCGTGTTGCTAATCCTGATGATACATCTAAGTCTAGTTTTCAAGCTGCATTTGTTAGAGGTAAATGTTATTGGTGTGTTGCGCTTGACAGAATTGAATCGTGGGATTGTAGTGAGAAAACCTTATCTTACATTGATTTCCCACCAGAGCGTCGTATCACTAGATATGGTCAACTTGTCCAGATTAATGGTGGAGATTCGTTAGGTTTTGTTGGCTTTTCGGATCGAGATCCTAAAGTGGGTCATGATTATGAGGTTTGGGTATGGAGTGAAGAGTTAAAGAGGTGGGATAGACAGTTTAGTGTCTCTCTTGGTGGTGCTGTGGGTAGACCAGTGGGGACTATATTTGGTACATTCTTGTTTCTTCATGGAATGGCTGGCACACCGGATGAGTACATACGTCGTCTAGTAGCTTATGATTGGAGTAAGGATGACTGCAAGGAATCCTGCAAGGAACTCGGTATTCGTAATTATCGCTTTAGAATCAATGTCCTCTGTTATGTCGAGGGCACCG comes from Salvia miltiorrhiza cultivar Shanhuang (shh) chromosome 3, IMPLAD_Smil_shh, whole genome shotgun sequence and encodes:
- the LOC131014837 gene encoding organelle RRM domain-containing protein 2, mitochondrial-like, whose amino-acid sequence is MAFASAFRRVFNGSSTPSLNIRSQFCSIRFSSTLPTLTSPKLFISGLSRTTTDDNLYKAFAPFGNLREAKIIIDRGSGKSRGFGFVTYDTVEEAEKAREGMNAKFLDGWVIFVDPAKPREAPQQPPPPRRDMQSTETGYTTNRTVGWSGY
- the LOC131014836 gene encoding WUSCHEL-related homeobox 2-like isoform X1; translation: MEGGDQNPANGGSRWNPTKEQINMLESLYRQGLRTPTADQIQHITARLRDYGHIEGKNVFYWFQNHKARQRQKQKQETFAFYNRFLHSPPPLFPPPPPFHNVICSPCYIPPPKKVQLPTALGSVKRCRTIPQSIDSSHLTLTQRYNTTESREHLNSSSHDQETLDLFPIHPTGILQSTSNHDQKNPSFCADKLSTSSDDHPFFDFFRGN
- the LOC131014838 gene encoding uncharacterized protein LOC131014838 isoform X2: MKNSDNKRLLVIRNRGQFGKYEFTALCPRDLSEIRDESFELPFLYPRSVIHFNSCRDLICIYELEGHIYVLNPTTKQCLLFPTEEVSQFDEKQTLLLGACIGYDSKCDDYKILRVCERVIMAPSYRTLNTYQLYSFKEDSWNQIDRVANPDDTSKSSFQAAFVRGKCYWCVALDRIESWDCSEKTLSYIDFPPERRITRYGQLVQINGGDSLGFVGFSDRDPKVGHDYEVWVWSEELKRWDRQFSVSLGGAVGRPVGTIFGTFLFLHGMAGTPDEYIRRLVAYDWSKDDCKESCKELGIRNYRFRINVLCYVEGTVVLPCGKHGKAISGSSIINNPPIVTVGPPEKYCICGCHHGTKNPFRCKCCKLYSDVYKLDLEDFAYNGFRVLRDISKKQLALTGNPDAEGGKKKKKKKKTPDAQGNISRHHLYKREGGSNICSDEGDPMEALLKSDEVSEAFKQEIHKMAKLIKDLKKENTFMKSKCDKSDITIIQLANEHEILKKQLEQMRNQKDKLESLCRSLQAERMTNSAASNGSYSIPD
- the LOC131014838 gene encoding uncharacterized protein LOC131014838 isoform X1; protein product: MKNSDNKRLLVIRNRGQFGKYEFTALCPRDLSEIRDESFELPFLYPRSVIHFNSCRDLICIYELEGHIYVLNPTTKQCLLFPTEEVSQFDEKQTLLLGACIGYDSKCDDYKILRVCERVIMAPSYRTLNTYQLYSFKEDSWNQIDRVANPDDTSKSSFQAAFVRGKCYWCVALDRIESWDCSEKTLSYIDFPPERRITRYGQLVQINGGDSLGFVGFSDRDPKVGHDYEVWVWSEELKRWDRQFSVSLGGAVGRPVGTIFGTFLFLHGMAGTPDEYIRRLVAYDWSKDDCKESCKELGIRNYRFRINVLCYVEGTVVLPCGKHGKAISGSSIINNPPIVTVGPPEKYCICGCHHGTKNPFRCKCCKLYSDVYKLDLEDFAYNGFRVLRDISKKQLALTGNPDAEGGKKKKKKKKTPDAQGNISRHHLYKREGGSNICSDEGDPMVNILLEALLKSDEVSEAFKQEIHKMAKLIKDLKKENTFMKSKCDKSDITIIQLANEHEILKKQLEQMRNQKDKLESLCRSLQAERMTNSAASNGSYSIPD
- the LOC131014836 gene encoding WUSCHEL-related homeobox 2-like isoform X2; this translates as MEGGDQNPANGGSRWNPTKEQINMLESLYRQGLRTPTADQIQHITARLRDYGHIEGKNVFYWFQNHKARQRQKQKQETFAFYNRFLHSPPPLFPPPPPFHNAHATFLHQRRYNSPQH